Proteins co-encoded in one Arachis hypogaea cultivar Tifrunner chromosome 13, arahy.Tifrunner.gnm2.J5K5, whole genome shotgun sequence genomic window:
- the LOC112738196 gene encoding putative pentatricopeptide repeat-containing protein At3g15130 has translation MEYATVSYGLCNLHSFQFLSLPILQVQIFSHKPPRNPFNIFSTVSSAQQRSGTTPKRDPSGINHRSVPQTEKNIEMKPSNVGSKQRLKRYSSLLGNCALRGALNEGKAIHGHQIKTGVDPDSHFWVSLINLYAKCDYSSYACQALDEMPEQDVVSWTALIQGFVAQGNGRQGVDLFCEMRKKGISPNEFTVATCLKACSMCRDVSFGKQVHAEVIKEGLLSDVFIASALVNLYAKCGEIDLADKVFFCMPEQNEVLWNVLINGHAQVGDGKGAFRLFCEMINSEVEFSEFTLSSVLKGCTNSGQLRDGQLVHCLAIKSGFEIDKFMCSSLVDIYSKCDMVDDALRLFYMITDHDVVSWSAMIACLEKQGHSSEAIKLFYLMRHTGIEPNQFTFSSVVSAAAELGDLLYGESIHACIFKFGFESDVSVSNALIGMYIKNGCVDDGYRVFEAMTGPDLVSWNTLLSGFHDYGYAESGSNVFCQMLVEGFRPNMYTFISILRSCSDLLDIKFGKQVHAQILKNSLDGNEYVGKALLDMYLKFRYMEESYIVFSKLINRDVFTWTVMITGFAQTEQEEKAIKFLNSMQQEGVRPNEFTIAGCLGGCSRITATESGRQLHSMALKSGLLPDMFVSGALVDMYAKCGCIEDAEAVFKGLVWRDKVLWNTMVCGFSLHGQGDKALQTFQKMKDEGNLPDDVTFLGVLSACSHMGLVEEGKQHFNSMSNVYGVTPRDEHYAGMVDILSRAGRFVEVESFVEEMKLTSNALVWENVLGACAKHGNVKFGERAAKRLFELKCETDSTYILLSNIFASKGRWTEAKRIRALMSSHGVKKEPGCSWVEINNKIHVFVSDGGHPHIREIHLKLEELGEKLRLIGYVPQMEHVLHDVPDTEKEEHLNHHSEKLALAFALMSNSHKQTIRIFKNLRICRNCHNFMKHVSRITTQEIVIRDTNRFHSFKDGSCSCQDYW, from the coding sequence ATGGAATACGCAACTGTGTCCTATGGATTGTGCAACCTACACAGTTTTCAGTTTCTCTCCCTACCCATTCTCCAAGTTCAAATCTTTTCACATAAACCACCACGAAACCCCTTCAACATTTTTTCCACAGTTAGTTCAGCTCAACAGAGGTCAGGGACAACACCTAAAAGAGACCCTAGTGGTATAAATCATCGCTCAGTGCCTCAAACAGAGAAGAACATTGAGATGAAACCGTCAAACGTGGGTAGCAAGCAGAGGCTTAAACGATATTCTTCCTTGTTGGGTAATTGTGCTTTGAGAGGAGCTTTGAATGAGGGAAAGGCCATTCATGGTCACCAGATAAAAACTGGGGTGGACCCTGATTCTCACTTTTGGGTTTCACTCATCAACTTGTATGCAAAATGTGACTACTCCAGTTATGCATGCCAGGCGCTTGATGAAATGCCTGAACAAGATGTCGTGTCCTGGACTGCATTAATTCAGGGATTTGTAGCTCAGGGAAATGGCAGGCAGGGTGTTGATTTGTTTTGTGAGATGAGAAAGAAAGGGATCAGTCCGAATGAATTCACGGTTGCCACTTGTTTGAAAGCTTGTTCTATGTGCCGGGATGTTAGTTTTGGGAAACAGGTTCATGCTGAAGTGATTAAGGAGGGTTTATTATCTGATGTGTTTATTGCATCTGCATTAGTTAATCTATATGCGAAATGTGGTGAAATCGACCTTGCTGATAAAGTGTTCTTTTGCATGCCTGAGCAGAATGAAGTATTGTGGAATGTGTTGATTAATGGTCATGCTCAAGTGGGTGATGGGAAAGGAGCATTTAGATTATTTTGTGAAATGATAAATTCAGAAGTAGAATTCAGTGAATTTACCTTGTCCAGTGTACTTAAGGGTTGCACAAATTCAGGACAATTAAGAGACGGCCAACTTGTGCATTGTTTGGCAATCAAAAGTGGTTTTGAAATAGACAAATTCATGTGTTCCAGTCTTGTAGACATATATTCAAAGTGTGATATGGTAGATGATGCACTAAGACTTTTTTATATGATCACAGACCATGATGTAGTTTCGTGGAGTGCAATGATCGCTTGCCTTGAAAAGCAAGGTCATAGCAGTGAAGCAATTAAGCTATTTTACTTGATGAGACATACTGGAATTGAACCAAACCAATTTACCTTTTCAAGTGTTGTTAGTGCTGCTGCTGAATTGGGTGACTTGCTTTATGGAGAAAGCATCCATGCTTGTATTTTCAAATTTGGGTTTGAATCAGATGTCTCTGTAAGTAATGCCCTTATCGGGATGTACATTAAAAATGGTTGTGTGGATGATGGTTATCGGGTGTTTGAGGCGATGACAGGGCCAGATCTTGTTTCTTGGAATACTCTATTGTCAGGATTTCATGACTATGGTTACGCTGAATCAGGATCAAATGTTTTCTGCCAGATGCTTGTCGAAGGATTTAGGCCAAATATGTATAcatttattagtattttaagGTCTTGCTCTGATCTCTTAGACATAAAGTTCGGAAAGCAAGTTCATGCTCAAATTCTGAAAAACAGTCTTGATGGAAATGAATATGTTGGGAAAGCCCTTTTGGACATGTATCTCAAATTTAGATATATGGAAGAATCATATATAGTTTTTTCTAAGTTGATCAATAGGGATGTCTTCACATGGACAGTAATGATCACTGGTTTTGCTCAAACTGAGCAAGAAGAGAAGGCTATCAAATTCTTAAATTCAATGCAGCAAGAAGGAGTAAGGCCCAATGAGTTCACTATTGCTGGCTGTTTAGGTGGTTGTTCCCGGATAACTGCTACTGAAAGTGGAAGGCAACTTCACTCTATGGCACTTAAAAGTGGACTTCTGCCTGATATGTTTGTTTCCGGTGCACTTGTCGATATGTATGCAAAATGTGGCTGCATAGAAGATGCTGAGGCTGTTTTTAAGGGACTGGTTTGGCGTGATAAAGTCCTATGGAACACTATGGTATGTGGATTCTCTCTGCATGGTCAGGGTGATAAGGCCCTACAGACCTTTCAGAAAATGAAAGATGAGGGCAACTTACCGGATGATGTTACCTTTTTAGGTGTCCTTTCTGCATGCAGCCACATGGGTCTTGTTGAAGAAGGGAAACAACACTTCAACTCCATGAGCAATGTTTATGGTGTAACTCCTAGAGACGAGCATTATGCTGGTATGGTTGACATTCTTAGCCGTGCAGGAAGATTTGTAGAGGTTGAAAGTTTTGTCGAAGAGATGAAGCTCACGTCTAATGCATTGGTCTGGGAGAATGTTCTGGGCGCATGTGCAAAGCATGGGAATGTCAAATTTGGTGAAAGAGCAGCAAAAAGGCTATTTGAGCTCAAATGTGAGACAGACTCAACTTACATATTACTTTCAAATATTTTTGCTAGCAAAGGTAGGTGGACAGAGGCCAAAAGAATAAGGGCCTTGATGTCCAGCCATGGTGTGAAAAAGGAACCTGGTTGTAGCTGGGtagaaataaacaataaaatacatGTCTTTGTGTCGGATGGGGGACATCCTCACATCAGGGAAATCCATTTGAAATTGGAGGAGCTTGGTGAAAAGCTCAGATTGATTGGTTATGTACCACAAATGGAACATGTGCTTCATGATGTTCCAGACACAGAGAAAGAAGAACATCTTAATCACCATAGTGAGAAGTTGGCTCTTGCCTTTGCCCTTATGAGCAATAGCCATAAGCAAACAATACGAATCTTCAAAAACCTGCGTATCTGTCGCAATTGCCATAATTTTATGAAGCATGTCTCAAGGATCACAACTCAAGAAATAGTTATTCGCGACACTAACCGGTTCCACAGCTTCAAGGATGGATCGTGTTCCTGTCAAGATTATTGGTGA
- the LOC112738197 gene encoding glutaredoxin-C4: protein MAASARFTAAMVVLALGTSLFHCTEASAPSVGEFVHTTINSHTVVIFSKSYCPYCRRAKSVFKELNQDAHVVELDERDDGSKIQDILNNIVGRRTVPQVFINGKHLGGSDDTVEAYESGRLAKLLGIETKGHDDL from the exons ATGGCGGCATCTGCGAGATTCACGGCGGCAATGGTAGTGCTAGCTCTAGGAACTTCTCTCTTCCATTGCACCGAAGCTTCAGCTCCTTCTGTGGGTGAGTTCGTCCACACCACCATCAATTCTCACACTGTCGTCATCTTCTCCAAGTCCTATTGCCC GTACTGCAGAAGAGCAAAGTCTGTTTTTAAAGAGTTGAACCAGGACGCACATGTTGTTGAGCTTGATGAGAGAG ATGATGGCTCAAAGATTCAGGATATCTTGAATAATATCGTTGGAAGGCGAACCGTCCCACAAGTTTTCATCAACGGAAAGCACCTTGGCGGCTCAGATG ATACTGTCGAAGCTTATGAGAGTGGCCGTCTGGCTAAGCTTCTTGGAATTGAGACGAAGGGTCACGATGATCTCTGA